One genomic window of Corynebacterium massiliense DSM 45435 includes the following:
- a CDS encoding IS481 family transposase, translated as MIKAVREQHQPVARVATRFNVSRQWVYALLRRYDTGGPQAVKPKSKAPHSNPRAVSKKLKKTIINMRKQLDHSGLDSGAETIQFHLEQQGMYAPSTSTIVRILRDHGLVQPEPKKRPRTSFIRFEASRPNECWQADITHAYLTGGRRVEILDFIDDHSRLLLSITASRSFSGPAVADELSHLISDFGPPQSTLTDNGLVFTARNAGAKGGRNAFEKLIRNHRIQQKNGRPGHPQTQGKIERFHQTLKRWLSRQPTVNTIDELQQQLDRFAAYYNTNRPHRALGRRTPYEVYNASTKASPDDNPTDEWRTRNDKVDKAGRCTIRYAGRLYHLGMGRKYTGHHVLMIIKDRHITTSLKDTGAIITEHYIDTSRNYQAPI; from the coding sequence ATCATCAAAGCTGTCCGCGAGCAACACCAACCAGTCGCCCGAGTCGCTACGCGTTTCAACGTGTCCCGCCAGTGGGTCTACGCCTTACTCCGCCGCTACGACACTGGCGGCCCACAAGCGGTAAAGCCGAAGTCGAAAGCACCGCACTCCAACCCACGCGCAGTATCCAAAAAGCTCAAGAAAACCATCATCAACATGCGCAAACAGCTCGACCACTCCGGGCTGGATTCCGGGGCAGAAACCATCCAGTTCCACCTGGAACAACAAGGTATGTATGCCCCATCTACCTCGACGATCGTGCGCATCCTCCGCGACCACGGCCTCGTGCAGCCAGAACCAAAAAAGCGGCCGAGAACCTCATTTATCCGCTTCGAAGCATCCCGCCCCAATGAATGCTGGCAAGCAGACATCACACACGCATATCTCACCGGCGGAAGACGCGTCGAAATCCTCGACTTCATCGACGACCACTCCCGACTGCTGCTGTCCATTACAGCCAGCCGGTCCTTTTCTGGGCCTGCCGTCGCCGACGAACTATCACACCTCATCAGCGACTTCGGCCCACCACAATCCACCCTCACCGACAACGGGCTGGTGTTTACCGCCCGCAACGCCGGGGCAAAAGGCGGCCGTAACGCCTTCGAAAAACTCATCCGCAACCACCGGATCCAACAGAAAAACGGCAGGCCAGGACACCCACAAACCCAAGGAAAAATCGAACGATTCCACCAAACACTCAAACGGTGGCTATCGCGCCAACCCACCGTCAACACCATCGACGAACTACAACAACAACTCGACCGATTCGCCGCCTACTACAACACCAACCGCCCACACCGAGCCCTCGGCAGACGCACCCCATACGAGGTCTACAACGCATCCACGAAAGCCAGCCCCGACGACAACCCCACCGACGAATGGCGTACACGCAACGACAAAGTCGACAAAGCCGGCCGCTGCACCATCCGCTACGCAGGCAGGCTTTACCACCTAGGAATGGGCCGAAAATACACCGGCCACCACGTCCTGATGATCATCAAAGACCGCCACATCACCACATCACTCAAAGACACCGGCGCCATCATCACCGAGCACTACATCGACACCAGCCGCAACTACCAAGCCCCAATCTAG
- a CDS encoding IS481 family transposase yields MNSPNRNLAIIKAVREQHQPVARVATRFNVSRQWVYALLRRYDTGGPQAVKPKSKAPHSNPRAVSKKLKKTIINMRKQLDHSGLDSGAETIQFHLEQQGMYAPSTSTIVRILRDHGLVQPEPKKRPRTSFIRFEASRPNECWQADITHAYLTGGRRVEILDFIDDHSRLLLSITASRSFSGPAVADELSHLISDFGPPQSTLTDNGLVFTARNAGAKGGRNAFEKLIRNHRIQQKNGRPGHPQTQGKIERFHQTLKRWLSRQPTVNTIDELQQQLDRFAAYYNTNRPHRALGRRTPYEVYNASTKASPDDNPTDEWRTRNDKVDKAGRCTIRYAGRLYHLGMGRKYTGHHVLMIIKDRHITTSLKDTGAIITEHYIDTSRNYQAPI; encoded by the coding sequence ATGAATAGTCCGAACCGCAATCTCGCGATCATCAAAGCTGTCCGCGAGCAACACCAACCAGTCGCCCGAGTCGCTACGCGTTTCAACGTGTCCCGCCAGTGGGTCTACGCCTTACTCCGCCGCTACGACACTGGCGGCCCACAAGCGGTAAAGCCGAAGTCGAAAGCACCGCACTCCAACCCACGCGCAGTATCCAAAAAGCTCAAGAAAACCATCATCAACATGCGCAAACAACTCGACCACTCCGGGCTGGATTCCGGGGCAGAAACCATCCAGTTCCACCTGGAACAACAAGGTATGTATGCCCCATCTACCTCGACGATCGTGCGCATCCTCCGCGACCACGGCCTCGTGCAGCCAGAACCAAAAAAGCGGCCGAGAACCTCATTTATCCGCTTCGAAGCATCCCGCCCCAATGAATGCTGGCAAGCAGACATCACACACGCATATCTCACCGGCGGAAGACGCGTCGAAATCCTCGACTTCATCGACGACCACTCCCGACTGCTGCTGTCCATTACAGCCAGCCGGTCCTTTTCTGGGCCTGCCGTCGCCGACGAACTATCACACCTCATCAGCGACTTCGGCCCACCACAATCCACCCTCACCGACAACGGGCTGGTGTTTACCGCCCGCAACGCCGGGGCAAAAGGCGGCCGTAACGCCTTCGAAAAACTCATCCGCAACCACCGGATCCAACAGAAAAACGGCAGGCCAGGACACCCACAAACCCAAGGAAAAATCGAACGATTCCACCAAACACTCAAACGGTGGCTATCGCGCCAACCCACCGTCAACACCATCGACGAACTACAACAACAACTCGACCGATTCGCCGCCTACTACAACACCAACCGCCCACACCGAGCCCTCGGCAGACGCACCCCATACGAGGTCTACAACGCATCCACGAAAGCCAGCCCCGACGACAACCCCACCGACGAATGGCGTACACGCAACGACAAAGTCGACAAAGCCGGCCGCTGCACCATCCGCTACGCAGGCAGGCTTTACCACCTAGGAATGGGCCGAAAATACACCGGCCACCACGTCCTGATGATCATCAAAGACCGCCACATCACCACATCACTCAAAGACACCGGCGCCATCATCACCGAGCACTACATCGACACCAGCCGCAACTACCAAGCCCCAATCTAG
- a CDS encoding arginine repressor: MTPPRKSNATKNARHGYILSLVREEKMSNQSQLLARLQKAGIEVTQATLSRDLNELGVRKIRTKAGARYVIEGEFDSSDFASRAADRLRQKISELAVMVDYSYGFLVLRTPPGAAQYLASFVDRASLDEIVGCTAGDDTVFILAREPYKGEDIAHLLLEDFESESDTEAVEAKGAE, encoded by the coding sequence GTGACTCCTCCACGCAAGTCGAACGCCACGAAGAACGCGCGGCATGGCTACATCTTGTCCCTTGTGCGGGAAGAAAAGATGTCCAACCAGTCGCAGCTTCTTGCCCGACTGCAAAAGGCCGGGATAGAGGTCACCCAGGCGACTCTGTCGCGCGACTTGAATGAGCTCGGCGTTCGGAAGATCCGGACGAAGGCGGGGGCGCGCTACGTCATCGAGGGCGAGTTCGATTCGTCGGATTTCGCTTCTCGTGCCGCCGACCGGCTTCGTCAGAAGATCAGCGAGCTCGCCGTCATGGTGGACTACTCATACGGATTCCTTGTTCTGCGTACCCCGCCAGGCGCGGCGCAGTACCTGGCTAGCTTCGTCGATCGCGCAAGCCTCGACGAGATTGTTGGCTGCACCGCAGGCGACGACACGGTGTTCATCCTGGCCCGCGAGCCGTACAAAGGCGAAGACATCGCGCACCTTCTGTTGGAGGACTTCGAGTCTGAGTCTGATACCGAAGCAGTCGAGGCTAAAGGCGCTGAATAG
- the argS gene encoding arginine--tRNA ligase, with amino-acid sequence MTPTDISQSVHDVTERVFNEHDLDTSLIPEEITVERPRLAEHGDYATNIAMQLAKKAGTNPRELAGWIAEALQADSGIEKVDVAGPGFINITVSKSAQGNIVQSVLDQGDDFGHNDMYDGLRVNLEFVSANPTGPIHLGGTRWAAVGDSLGRVLEASGAKVTREYYFNDHGEQINRFARSLIAAAKGEPTPEDGYGGDYIQEIAQAVMEQNPQALDGSDAEVLEEFRSRGVEMMFDHIKKSLHEFGTDFDVYFHENSLFESGAVDKAIEKLKSNGSLYFDDGAWWMRTTQFGDEKDRVVIKSDGNAAYIAGDIAYVGDKIERGHDLCIYMLGADHHGYINRLKAAAQGMGYKAEQVEVLIGQMVNLKRDGQAVRMSKRAGTVITLDDLVAAVGYDAARYSLVRSSVNTSLDIDLSLWESQSSESPVYYVQYAHARTCALQRKADEAGVSAENADLSLLVEEREGELIRTLGDFPRVVKTAAEMREPHHVTRYAEELAGAFNRFYVACPILPAAGEDPSALNSARLDLTQATRQVLANALRLVGVTAPERM; translated from the coding sequence ATGACGCCTACCGATATTTCGCAATCCGTACACGACGTAACGGAACGGGTATTCAACGAACATGATCTCGACACCTCTTTGATCCCAGAAGAGATCACCGTTGAGCGACCCCGTCTTGCTGAGCATGGTGACTACGCCACCAACATCGCAATGCAGCTTGCGAAGAAGGCAGGCACCAACCCGCGCGAGCTGGCCGGCTGGATCGCGGAGGCGCTGCAGGCGGATTCCGGCATCGAAAAGGTCGACGTCGCCGGCCCCGGCTTTATCAACATCACGGTATCCAAGTCTGCACAGGGCAACATCGTGCAGAGCGTGCTGGATCAGGGGGATGACTTCGGCCACAACGACATGTACGACGGCCTGCGGGTCAATCTCGAGTTCGTCTCCGCGAACCCGACCGGCCCGATCCACCTCGGCGGCACCCGCTGGGCGGCTGTCGGCGATTCGCTCGGCCGCGTATTGGAAGCCTCGGGCGCGAAGGTGACCCGCGAGTACTACTTCAACGACCACGGCGAACAGATCAACCGCTTCGCTCGCTCCCTCATTGCTGCGGCCAAGGGCGAGCCGACGCCGGAGGACGGCTACGGCGGAGATTACATCCAGGAGATCGCTCAGGCGGTCATGGAGCAGAACCCGCAGGCGCTCGACGGCTCCGACGCGGAGGTCCTAGAGGAGTTCCGTTCCCGTGGCGTGGAGATGATGTTCGACCACATCAAGAAATCGCTGCATGAATTTGGCACCGATTTTGATGTCTACTTCCACGAGAACTCCCTTTTCGAGTCGGGTGCGGTAGACAAGGCCATCGAGAAGCTGAAGAGCAACGGTTCGCTCTACTTCGACGACGGCGCGTGGTGGATGCGCACCACCCAGTTCGGTGATGAGAAGGACCGCGTCGTCATCAAGTCGGACGGCAACGCGGCGTACATCGCGGGTGATATTGCGTACGTCGGGGACAAGATTGAGCGTGGCCACGACCTGTGCATCTACATGCTGGGTGCGGACCACCACGGTTATATCAACCGTTTGAAGGCCGCGGCCCAGGGCATGGGCTACAAGGCCGAGCAGGTCGAGGTGCTCATCGGCCAGATGGTGAATCTCAAGCGTGATGGCCAGGCCGTGCGTATGTCGAAGCGTGCGGGCACGGTTATTACTCTCGATGACCTCGTGGCGGCCGTGGGCTACGATGCAGCCCGCTACTCCCTGGTCCGTTCCTCCGTGAACACCTCGTTGGACATTGACCTGTCCCTGTGGGAGTCGCAGTCTTCCGAAAGCCCCGTGTACTACGTGCAGTACGCGCACGCTCGTACCTGCGCGCTGCAGCGTAAGGCCGACGAGGCTGGGGTGAGCGCCGAGAACGCTGACCTGTCGCTGCTCGTTGAGGAGCGCGAGGGCGAGCTTATTCGCACGCTCGGTGACTTCCCGCGCGTGGTCAAGACCGCGGCGGAGATGCGCGAGCCGCACCACGTTACGCGGTACGCGGAGGAGCTTGCTGGGGCGTTTAACCGCTTCTACGTTGCCTGCCCGATCCTGCCCGCCGCCGGCGAGGACCCCAGCGCGCTCAACTCCGCTCGCTTGGACCTGACCCAGGCCACCCGGCAGGTGCTGGCCAATGCTCTCCGTCTGGTTGGAGTTACGGCGCCGGAGCGTATGTAA